In Halorientalis sp. LT38, a genomic segment contains:
- a CDS encoding YbhB/YbcL family Raf kinase inhibitor-like protein, translated as MSDLRLESPAFEDGARIPERYGYTEADVNPPLRIENVPSGTVSLVLIVDDPDAMEPAGKIWDHWLVWDIDPDTSDIPEDWSASDAQEGQNDYGEHGYGGPNPPDREHTYRFRLYALDTTLDLSPSADTEDLEDEMMGQVLANARLEGTYAP; from the coding sequence GTGAGTGACCTGCGACTGGAGAGTCCGGCCTTCGAGGACGGTGCGCGAATCCCCGAGCGGTACGGCTACACCGAAGCCGACGTCAACCCGCCGCTACGGATCGAGAACGTCCCGTCGGGGACGGTGTCGCTGGTACTGATCGTCGACGACCCCGACGCGATGGAGCCGGCGGGGAAGATCTGGGACCACTGGCTCGTCTGGGACATCGATCCCGACACCAGCGATATCCCGGAGGACTGGTCGGCGAGCGACGCCCAGGAGGGACAGAACGACTACGGAGAACACGGCTACGGCGGGCCGAATCCGCCGGATCGCGAACACACCTACCGGTTCCGGCTCTACGCGCTGGACACCACGCTGGACCTGTCGCCGTCGGCGGACACGGAGGACCTGGAAGACGAGATGATGGGACAGGTGCTGGCGAACGCGCGGCTCGAAGGGACGTACGCGCCGTAG
- a CDS encoding cytochrome c oxidase subunit I, with protein MAAEQLALTVLMGVFLVAVVALLTRVEDWRSYTPLAGGGAIGEEAGYGHDEKPGGIVRWLTTVDHKDIGMLYGTYGVLAFAVGGIFAFLIRLQLVTPGGVAFENSFYNAILTSHGITMLFLFGTPIIAAFSNYFIPLLIGADDMAFPRINAIAFWLLPPGALLIWGGFFIPGIVASQTSWVMYPPLSVEQTQLGADLMILGLHLTGVSATMGAINFIATIFTERGEDVNWANLDIFSWTVLTQSALILFAFPLLGSALIMLLLDRNFSTTFFAVEGGGTMLWQHLFWFFGHPEVYILVLPPMGLVSYILPRFAGRKLFGFKFVVYSTLAIGVLSFGVWAHHMFTTGMDPRLRASFMAVSLAIAIPSAVKTFNWITTMWNGKLRMTAPMLFCIGFVSNFILGGVTGVFLASIPVDMVLHDTYYVVGHFHYIVMGAIGFAVFAGIYYWFPIFTGRMYQRTLAKWHFWLSMIGTNLTFFAMLALGYLGMPRRYATYEFDGALAPLAQVTTFHQLASLGAFILLVGQIIFVWNLVQSWLEGPRVGADPWNLKEKAPGLYGREFIWHQNRLDTDIATDGGPESEESGTSSDLRSDGGDEEAEVATDGGSASDASGTSSDLRSDGSEPSTADDATDD; from the coding sequence ATGGCTGCAGAACAGCTCGCACTAACGGTGCTGATGGGCGTATTCCTCGTCGCCGTCGTCGCGCTGCTCACGCGGGTCGAGGACTGGCGCTCGTACACACCGCTCGCCGGTGGCGGCGCCATCGGTGAAGAGGCAGGGTACGGGCACGACGAGAAGCCCGGCGGAATCGTCCGGTGGCTCACCACCGTCGATCACAAGGACATCGGGATGCTCTACGGCACCTACGGGGTGCTCGCGTTCGCGGTCGGCGGCATCTTCGCGTTCCTGATCCGACTGCAACTGGTCACCCCCGGCGGGGTCGCCTTCGAGAACAGCTTCTACAACGCCATCCTGACCAGCCACGGGATCACGATGCTGTTCCTGTTCGGGACGCCCATCATCGCGGCGTTCTCGAACTACTTCATCCCGCTGCTGATCGGGGCCGACGACATGGCGTTCCCGCGGATCAACGCCATCGCGTTCTGGCTGCTCCCGCCCGGTGCACTGTTGATCTGGGGCGGCTTCTTCATCCCCGGGATCGTGGCCTCCCAGACCTCCTGGGTCATGTACCCGCCGCTGTCGGTCGAACAGACCCAGCTCGGCGCGGACCTGATGATTCTCGGCCTGCACCTGACCGGGGTCTCGGCGACGATGGGGGCGATCAACTTCATCGCGACCATCTTCACCGAGCGGGGTGAGGACGTCAACTGGGCCAACCTCGACATCTTCTCGTGGACGGTCCTCACCCAGTCGGCGCTGATCCTCTTTGCCTTCCCGCTTCTGGGCAGCGCGCTCATCATGCTCCTGCTGGACCGGAACTTCTCCACGACGTTCTTCGCCGTCGAGGGCGGTGGGACGATGCTGTGGCAACACCTGTTCTGGTTCTTCGGCCACCCAGAGGTGTACATCCTCGTGCTCCCGCCGATGGGACTCGTGAGCTACATCCTGCCCCGCTTCGCGGGCCGGAAGCTGTTCGGGTTCAAGTTCGTCGTCTACTCCACGCTTGCCATCGGGGTCCTCTCCTTCGGCGTCTGGGCCCACCACATGTTCACGACCGGCATGGACCCGCGACTGCGCGCCAGTTTCATGGCGGTCTCGCTGGCAATCGCGATACCGAGCGCGGTGAAGACGTTCAACTGGATCACGACGATGTGGAACGGGAAGCTCCGCATGACGGCCCCGATGCTGTTCTGTATCGGGTTCGTCTCGAACTTCATTCTGGGCGGCGTCACCGGCGTCTTCCTCGCGTCGATCCCGGTCGACATGGTGCTGCACGACACCTACTACGTGGTCGGGCACTTCCACTACATCGTCATGGGCGCCATCGGCTTCGCGGTGTTCGCGGGGATCTACTACTGGTTCCCGATCTTCACCGGCCGGATGTACCAGCGGACGCTGGCGAAGTGGCACTTCTGGCTGTCGATGATCGGCACCAACCTGACCTTCTTCGCCATGCTGGCGCTGGGCTATCTCGGCATGCCGCGCCGGTACGCGACCTACGAGTTCGACGGCGCGCTGGCCCCGCTCGCACAGGTGACGACCTTCCACCAGCTGGCGTCGCTCGGCGCCTTCATCCTGCTGGTCGGCCAGATCATCTTCGTCTGGAACCTCGTCCAGTCCTGGCTCGAGGGTCCCCGCGTCGGTGCGGACCCGTGGAACCTCAAGGAGAAGGCTCCCGGGCTGTACGGTCGGGAGTTCATCTGGCACCAGAACCGTCTGGACACCGACATCGCGACCGACGGCGGTCCCGAGAGCGAAGAGAGCGGGACCTCGTCGGATCTTCGATCCGACGGCGGCGACGAGGAGGCCGAGGTCGCTACCGACGGTGGTTCCGCGAGCGACGCGAGTGGGACCTCGTCGGATCTTCGATCCGACGGCAGCGAGCCGTCGACCGCTGACGACGCAACCGACGACTGA
- a CDS encoding cupin domain-containing protein encodes MEKVNEGDLDWQTYDRESATFRRKELGAAVDADDLGCSLYELPAGERSWPYHYHTANEEAVYVLAGAGQLRASDGTHDLRAGDFVTLPADESGGHRIVNDGDEPLRYLMVSTMTEPDVTIYPEMGKFGVYVGSPPGGREERAFEGYYSMQDEVEYWPADEDGD; translated from the coding sequence ATGGAGAAGGTGAACGAGGGCGACCTGGACTGGCAGACGTACGACCGCGAGTCGGCCACCTTCCGCCGGAAGGAGCTCGGCGCGGCCGTCGACGCCGACGACCTCGGCTGTAGTCTCTACGAACTCCCGGCCGGCGAGCGCTCCTGGCCGTACCACTACCACACGGCGAACGAGGAGGCCGTCTACGTCCTCGCCGGCGCCGGGCAGTTGCGGGCGTCGGACGGAACCCACGACCTCCGGGCCGGCGACTTCGTGACGCTCCCGGCCGACGAGTCGGGCGGCCACCGCATCGTCAACGACGGGGACGAGCCGCTGCGCTACCTGATGGTCTCCACCATGACCGAACCCGACGTGACCATCTATCCGGAGATGGGGAAGTTCGGCGTCTACGTCGGCTCACCGCCGGGCGGACGGGAGGAACGGGCCTTCGAGGGGTACTACTCGATGCAGGACGAGGTCGAGTACTGGCCGGCCGACGAAGACGGGGACTGA
- a CDS encoding type II toxin-antitoxin system RatA family toxin: MDRVEVSTVVYLPPEEIYAFLEDFPRYAEYSKHLREVTSDGDGSPGTEYFLTFAWWKLSYTAHSEVTDVDPPHRIDWALTKDLDAQGRWVVEEAPDEAPDGESDACRVRLIVEFRPDSADSGALDLPRFVSLDWVIEKVKPKIQAEAERVVERIVADLEGEPRAVDLEIETGDASV, from the coding sequence GTGGACAGAGTCGAGGTCAGCACCGTCGTCTACCTGCCGCCCGAGGAGATCTACGCGTTCCTCGAGGACTTCCCCCGGTACGCCGAATACTCGAAGCACCTCCGGGAGGTCACGAGCGACGGGGACGGGAGCCCGGGGACCGAGTACTTCCTCACTTTCGCCTGGTGGAAGCTCAGCTACACCGCCCACTCGGAAGTGACCGACGTGGATCCGCCACACCGGATCGACTGGGCGCTCACGAAAGACCTGGACGCGCAGGGTCGCTGGGTCGTCGAGGAGGCACCAGACGAGGCCCCTGACGGCGAGTCGGACGCCTGTCGCGTCCGACTGATCGTGGAGTTCCGCCCGGATTCGGCCGATTCGGGAGCGCTGGACCTCCCGCGATTCGTCTCGCTGGACTGGGTGATCGAGAAGGTGAAGCCGAAGATCCAGGCGGAGGCCGAACGCGTCGTCGAGCGGATCGTCGCCGACCTCGAGGGTGAGCCGCGCGCGGTCGACCTCGAGATCGAAACGGGCGACGCGTCCGTCTGA
- a CDS encoding halocyanin domain-containing protein, producing the protein MTDRSADVSRRGFLLATAGGAAASGVAGTAAAQETTAAEGTESAGNETAADGTAAEGTAGGDGTAEGTDGAGGGGGGPPDFGGYLDDANGYSGSVTDATGQGSATVEVGTGDQGFGFSPAGIHVDNGATVQFEWTGEGGAHNVVSDGDGPLDSGSAESGTGVLYEHTFEEDGIYNYYCNPHQGSGMLGSIVVGTDYPTVEQESGGGGGGPALPPEAMTIGVATAVVMSASLGLSYVFMKYGGDYETPE; encoded by the coding sequence ATGACTGACCGTTCGGCGGACGTGTCACGGCGGGGCTTCCTCCTGGCGACGGCTGGCGGCGCTGCCGCCTCCGGGGTCGCTGGGACGGCGGCCGCCCAGGAGACGACGGCGGCTGAGGGAACGGAATCGGCGGGCAACGAAACGGCGGCCGACGGAACGGCCGCGGAAGGAACGGCGGGCGGTGACGGCACGGCCGAGGGAACCGACGGCGCCGGAGGCGGGGGCGGCGGCCCGCCGGACTTCGGTGGCTACCTCGACGACGCGAACGGCTACAGCGGGTCCGTCACCGACGCGACCGGGCAGGGCAGCGCGACGGTCGAGGTCGGGACCGGCGACCAGGGCTTCGGCTTCTCGCCCGCGGGGATCCACGTCGACAACGGCGCGACCGTCCAGTTCGAGTGGACCGGCGAGGGCGGCGCCCACAACGTGGTCTCCGACGGCGACGGCCCGCTCGATTCGGGTTCCGCCGAGAGCGGGACCGGCGTCCTCTACGAGCACACCTTCGAGGAGGACGGCATCTACAACTACTACTGCAACCCCCACCAGGGGTCGGGGATGCTCGGCTCGATCGTCGTCGGGACGGACTACCCGACGGTCGAACAGGAGAGCGGGGGCGGCGGTGGCGGCCCCGCGCTCCCGCCCGAGGCGATGACCATCGGCGTCGCGACCGCGGTCGTGATGAGCGCGTCGCTGGGCCTCTCCTACGTGTTCATGAAGTACGGCGGCGACTACGAGACGCCCGAGTAG
- a CDS encoding SCP2 sterol-binding domain-containing protein, producing MADGLIFPSSEWFDSYQEKVNNNAEYAEKSAGWGVDFNGDFIFKMTDMPLDDIDVEAMPEHLQDELDQYVSEGASGHTGQTFVGLEDGECTDAYLIESEDEVDNGFKLTGTYDNWVELTKGNIGAVDGMMSGKFELDGDMQKILQYSDAATLLTECATEVDSVFADEEY from the coding sequence ATGGCAGATGGACTCATATTCCCGAGTTCGGAATGGTTCGACAGCTATCAGGAGAAAGTAAACAACAATGCGGAGTACGCCGAGAAGTCCGCCGGGTGGGGCGTCGACTTCAACGGCGACTTCATTTTCAAGATGACCGACATGCCTCTCGACGACATCGACGTCGAGGCCATGCCCGAGCACCTCCAGGACGAACTCGATCAGTACGTCTCGGAGGGCGCCTCGGGCCACACAGGCCAGACGTTCGTCGGCCTCGAGGACGGCGAGTGTACGGACGCCTACCTCATCGAGTCCGAGGACGAGGTCGACAACGGCTTCAAGCTCACCGGTACCTACGACAACTGGGTCGAACTGACCAAGGGCAACATCGGCGCCGTCGACGGCATGATGTCAGGCAAGTTCGAGCTGGACGGCGACATGCAGAAGATCCTCCAGTACTCCGACGCCGCGACGCTGCTCACCGAGTGTGCGACGGAGGTCGATTCCGTGTTCGCAGACGAAGAGTACTGA
- the hisF gene encoding imidazole glycerol phosphate synthase subunit HisF, whose amino-acid sequence MLTKRIIPCIDVDLDEDGNAAVYTGVNFEDLEYTGDPVEMAKKYNEAGADEFVFLDITASAEGRETMLDVVESIADEVFIPLTVGGGIRTREDVKETLRAGADKVSINTGALQRPELITEGAKAFGNQCIVISVDARRRFDEQGDHYVEVDGESCWFECTVKGGREGTGTDVISWAAEAEERGAGELFVNSIDADGTKEGYDIPLTKAVCDAVSTPVIASSGCGGPEDMYEVFTDAGADAGLAASIFHFGEYSIQETKEYLDERGVPVRL is encoded by the coding sequence ATGCTCACCAAACGGATCATCCCGTGCATCGACGTCGATCTCGACGAGGACGGGAACGCGGCCGTCTACACGGGGGTCAACTTCGAGGACCTGGAGTACACCGGCGACCCGGTCGAGATGGCCAAAAAGTACAACGAGGCCGGAGCCGACGAGTTCGTCTTTCTGGACATCACCGCCTCCGCGGAAGGTCGAGAGACAATGCTCGACGTCGTCGAGTCCATCGCCGACGAGGTGTTCATCCCCCTGACCGTCGGCGGCGGCATCCGCACCCGGGAGGACGTCAAGGAGACCCTGCGGGCCGGCGCGGACAAGGTTTCGATCAACACCGGCGCGCTGCAGCGCCCGGAACTCATCACCGAGGGGGCGAAAGCCTTCGGCAACCAGTGCATCGTCATCAGCGTCGACGCCCGTCGCCGCTTCGACGAACAGGGGGACCACTACGTCGAGGTCGACGGCGAGTCCTGCTGGTTCGAGTGCACGGTCAAGGGCGGCCGCGAGGGGACCGGCACCGACGTAATCTCCTGGGCCGCCGAGGCCGAGGAACGCGGCGCGGGCGAACTCTTCGTCAACTCCATCGACGCCGACGGGACCAAGGAGGGCTACGACATTCCGCTGACGAAGGCCGTCTGCGACGCCGTCTCGACGCCGGTCATCGCCTCCTCTGGCTGTGGCGGCCCCGAGGACATGTACGAGGTGTTCACCGACGCCGGCGCGGACGCCGGCCTCGCGGCCTCTATCTTCCACTTCGGCGAGTACTCGATCCAGGAGACCAAGGAATATCTGGACGAACGCGGCGTGCCGGTGCGGTTGTAG
- a CDS encoding DUF6684 family protein has translation MLPSTFDRETILDLTVNMIPLGILLFFIIVFGVANPWGWNNVISTIQFGIVGLAFILLAILTYYSGKAISEAEAEMEGDEEHA, from the coding sequence ATGCTCCCGAGTACGTTCGACCGCGAAACGATCCTCGACCTCACGGTCAACATGATCCCCCTCGGTATCCTGCTGTTTTTCATCATCGTCTTCGGGGTGGCCAACCCCTGGGGCTGGAACAACGTCATCTCGACGATCCAGTTCGGCATCGTCGGCCTCGCCTTCATCCTGCTGGCGATCCTGACTTACTACTCCGGCAAGGCCATCTCGGAGGCCGAGGCGGAGATGGAAGGCGACGAAGAACACGCCTGA
- the purL gene encoding phosphoribosylformylglycinamidine synthase subunit PurL, producing MSLSDQDRDLVTAELGREPTPAEAALFENLWSEHCAYRSSRPLLSAFDSEGEQVVVGPGDDAAVVALPGGEGDSEVYITLGIESHNHPSYVDPFDGAATGVGGIVRDTLSMGAYPIALADSLYFGGFDREHSRYLFEGVVEGISHYGNCIGVPTVTGSVAFHDDYEGNPLVNVSCIGLIDDPDRLVTAEAQEPGNKLVLVGNATGRDGLGGASFASEDLAEDAETEDRPAVQVGDPYTEKLLIEANEALLDEGLIESARDLGAAGLGGATSELVAKGGLGAHIELERVHQREPNMNALEILLAESQERMAYEVAPENVDRVAEIAERYDLGCSVIGEVTDGNYVCEFEGETVVDAPAEFLGDGAPFNDLDSVEPTQPDRDLPEIELDEAFEAVVGASNTASKRWVYRQYDHEVQVRTATPPGDDAAILAIRENGTGLAYSAGADPNWTDVAPYDGARAVALENATNVAAKGATPLAAVDCLNGGNPEKPEVYGGFEGIVDGLADMCAELDVPVVGGNVSLYNDSAAGPIPPTPTLALVGTKDGYDAPPAELAGAGDLLVVNDRALAGEADPRLGGSEYLAQAGGSDRFPTLPDDRPAFLETLAAVADDEATLAVHDASHGGLAVTIAEMVTDEAGADVALEGDASAAELLFHEQPGRVVIETTDADAVAAAFDGIAPVERIGSADDSGALSLTANDETLHYGVDVIRDLRSVIERELE from the coding sequence ATGAGTCTGTCCGATCAGGACCGCGATCTCGTCACCGCGGAACTCGGCCGCGAGCCGACCCCGGCCGAGGCCGCGCTCTTCGAGAACCTCTGGAGCGAACACTGCGCGTACCGGTCCTCGCGACCGCTGCTCTCGGCATTCGACTCCGAGGGCGAACAGGTCGTCGTCGGCCCCGGTGACGACGCAGCCGTCGTCGCCCTCCCGGGAGGCGAGGGCGATTCGGAGGTCTACATCACGCTGGGGATCGAGAGCCACAACCACCCCTCCTACGTCGACCCGTTCGACGGCGCGGCGACCGGCGTCGGCGGCATCGTCCGCGACACGCTGTCGATGGGCGCCTACCCAATCGCGCTCGCCGATTCCCTCTACTTCGGCGGCTTCGACCGCGAGCACTCCCGCTATCTCTTCGAGGGGGTCGTCGAGGGCATCTCCCACTATGGCAACTGTATCGGCGTCCCCACGGTGACGGGCAGCGTCGCCTTCCACGACGACTACGAGGGGAACCCGCTCGTCAACGTCTCCTGTATCGGCCTGATCGACGACCCCGACCGGCTGGTGACCGCCGAGGCCCAGGAGCCGGGGAACAAACTCGTCCTCGTCGGCAACGCAACGGGCCGGGACGGCCTGGGCGGCGCCTCTTTCGCCAGCGAGGACCTCGCGGAGGACGCCGAGACCGAGGACCGGCCGGCGGTCCAGGTCGGCGACCCGTACACCGAGAAACTGCTGATCGAGGCCAACGAGGCCTTACTCGACGAGGGGCTGATCGAGTCGGCCCGCGACCTCGGCGCGGCGGGGCTGGGCGGCGCGACGAGCGAACTCGTCGCCAAAGGCGGTCTGGGTGCCCACATCGAACTCGAACGGGTCCACCAGCGCGAGCCGAACATGAACGCGCTGGAGATCCTGCTCGCCGAATCCCAGGAGCGGATGGCCTACGAGGTCGCTCCCGAGAACGTGGATCGGGTGGCGGAAATCGCCGAGCGCTACGACCTGGGCTGTTCGGTCATCGGCGAGGTGACCGACGGGAACTACGTCTGCGAGTTCGAGGGCGAGACCGTCGTCGACGCTCCTGCGGAGTTCCTCGGCGACGGTGCGCCGTTCAACGACCTCGACTCGGTGGAGCCGACCCAGCCCGACCGGGACCTCCCCGAGATCGAACTGGACGAGGCCTTCGAGGCGGTCGTCGGCGCATCGAATACGGCCTCGAAGCGCTGGGTCTACCGGCAGTACGACCACGAGGTGCAGGTCCGGACCGCGACGCCGCCGGGCGACGACGCGGCGATCCTGGCGATCCGCGAAAACGGGACGGGCCTGGCCTACTCCGCGGGCGCGGACCCCAACTGGACGGACGTCGCCCCCTACGACGGCGCCCGGGCGGTCGCGCTTGAGAACGCCACGAACGTCGCCGCCAAGGGGGCGACCCCGCTCGCGGCCGTCGACTGCCTGAACGGCGGGAACCCCGAGAAACCGGAGGTCTACGGCGGCTTCGAGGGAATCGTCGACGGGCTGGCGGACATGTGCGCCGAACTCGACGTGCCAGTCGTCGGCGGCAACGTCTCGCTGTACAACGACTCGGCGGCGGGCCCGATCCCGCCGACGCCGACGCTGGCGCTGGTCGGGACCAAGGACGGGTACGACGCCCCGCCCGCCGAGTTGGCCGGGGCGGGCGACCTGCTCGTGGTCAACGACCGGGCGCTGGCCGGGGAGGCGGACCCCCGTCTCGGCGGCTCCGAGTACCTCGCGCAGGCCGGCGGGAGCGACCGGTTCCCGACGCTGCCCGACGACCGTCCCGCGTTCCTCGAGACGCTCGCGGCCGTCGCCGACGACGAGGCGACGCTGGCCGTCCACGACGCCAGCCACGGTGGCCTCGCCGTGACCATCGCGGAGATGGTGACCGACGAGGCAGGCGCGGACGTGGCCCTCGAGGGGGACGCTTCGGCCGCCGAACTGCTCTTTCACGAACAGCCCGGGCGCGTCGTGATCGAGACGACCGACGCCGACGCCGTCGCGGCGGCCTTCGACGGAATCGCGCCGGTCGAACGGATCGGGTCCGCCGACGACTCCGGCGCCCTCTCGCTGACGGCCAACGACGAGACGCTCCACTACGGGGTGGACGTGATCCGAGATCTGCGCTCGGTCATCGAGCGCGAACTGGAGTAG
- the trpB gene encoding tryptophan synthase subunit beta: protein MSEHDDGDAEFGGFGGRHVPEPMLEPLAQLAAAFEDVAKTDAFREEFRAILESYAGRPTPLYHAKGLSAEYGAEIYLKREDLLHGGAHKINNAVGQALLAKKAGKERLIAETGAGQHGTATAMVGALFDLDTEIYMGQKDVERQRMNVFRMRLMGAEVNPVTRGGAGLADAVDVALEDFVENVDDTHYLVGSVVGPDPFPRMVREFQSVIGEEAREQAIEQIGGLPDAAVACVGGGSNAIGLFHAFRDDDVAFYGGEGGGEGADSDRHAAPLDSGTEDVIHGMRTRVIDDDVDVHSVSAGLDYPGVGPEHALFRETGRAEYRAITDDEALEAFRTLSETEGIIPALETAHGLAMAKRVAEETDHETIVVNLSGRGDKDMETAAETFDLGD from the coding sequence ATGAGTGAGCACGACGACGGCGACGCCGAGTTCGGCGGTTTCGGCGGCCGGCACGTCCCCGAACCGATGCTGGAACCACTCGCGCAGCTGGCGGCGGCCTTCGAAGACGTCGCGAAGACCGACGCGTTCCGCGAGGAGTTCCGGGCGATCCTCGAGTCCTACGCGGGACGGCCGACGCCGCTGTACCACGCGAAGGGACTCTCGGCGGAGTACGGCGCGGAGATCTACCTCAAGCGCGAGGACCTGCTCCACGGCGGGGCCCACAAGATCAACAACGCGGTCGGGCAGGCCCTGCTGGCGAAGAAGGCCGGCAAGGAGCGGTTGATCGCCGAGACGGGCGCGGGCCAGCACGGCACCGCGACCGCGATGGTCGGCGCGCTGTTCGACCTGGACACGGAGATCTACATGGGGCAGAAAGACGTCGAGCGCCAGCGCATGAACGTCTTCAGGATGCGGCTGATGGGCGCGGAGGTAAACCCCGTCACGCGGGGCGGCGCCGGACTGGCCGACGCGGTCGACGTGGCCCTGGAGGACTTCGTCGAGAACGTCGACGACACCCACTACCTCGTCGGGTCGGTCGTCGGCCCGGACCCGTTCCCGCGGATGGTCAGGGAGTTCCAGTCCGTCATCGGCGAGGAGGCGCGCGAGCAGGCCATCGAGCAGATCGGCGGGCTTCCGGACGCTGCCGTCGCCTGCGTCGGCGGCGGGTCGAACGCCATCGGCCTGTTCCACGCGTTCCGGGACGACGACGTGGCGTTCTACGGCGGCGAGGGCGGCGGTGAGGGGGCCGACTCCGACCGCCACGCCGCGCCGCTCGACTCGGGGACCGAGGACGTGATCCACGGGATGCGGACGAGAGTGATCGACGACGACGTGGACGTCCACTCGGTGTCCGCGGGCCTGGACTACCCCGGCGTCGGCCCGGAACACGCGCTGTTCCGCGAAACCGGCCGCGCCGAGTACCGGGCCATCACCGACGACGAGGCGCTGGAGGCCTTCCGGACCCTCTCTGAGACCGAGGGGATCATCCCCGCGCTGGAGACGGCCCACGGGCTGGCGATGGCCAAACGAGTCGCCGAGGAGACCGACCACGAGACGATCGTCGTCAACCTCTCCGGTCGGGGCGACAAGGACATGGAGACCGCCGCCGAGACGTTCGACCTCGGAGACTGA
- a CDS encoding DUF7541 family protein gives MEEEPGLSDQYRMASPWPVFVALGFVLSEVGIILGLFSIAVGGLLLFGGSVAGILKESGYVDTLWGSLLVFGVALAAIGLGLVTWRVGLDPGVLTSVMVTPGDFGQLVPRALAVAVAGIILLAAGGTVQALERNVDPR, from the coding sequence ATGGAAGAGGAACCCGGACTGAGCGACCAGTATCGGATGGCGAGCCCCTGGCCCGTGTTCGTCGCGCTCGGGTTCGTCCTCTCGGAGGTCGGGATCATCCTCGGCCTGTTCTCGATCGCCGTCGGCGGGCTCTTGCTGTTCGGGGGGAGCGTCGCGGGCATCCTCAAGGAATCCGGCTACGTCGATACCCTCTGGGGATCGCTGCTCGTCTTCGGCGTCGCGCTCGCGGCTATCGGGCTCGGGCTCGTGACGTGGCGCGTCGGACTCGACCCGGGCGTCCTGACGTCGGTGATGGTCACGCCCGGCGACTTCGGACAGCTCGTCCCGCGCGCGCTCGCCGTGGCCGTCGCCGGGATCATCCTGCTCGCAGCCGGCGGAACCGTCCAGGCGCTCGAACGGAACGTCGACCCCCGGTGA
- a CDS encoding NAD(P)/FAD-dependent oxidoreductase — MTETTDVCIVGGGVAGLTAGTFTARHGLETTVLSDGESLLRRNGHLENVPGFPAGVNSRLFLDMLADQAERAGCAFREGEVIEVSVDEEGFAVETAAGEQFWADYVVAATKNEVDYLRGIDGVGFVDRGKTYVDTDERGRTGVDGLYAAGRLAEKPHQTAVCAGHGAEVGVTLLEEDDRPFYHDWVAPEGYFTGRGRDVPPGCEEIDDEERREREHESMDAMRTYFEEPHPDAPTQHPSVADED, encoded by the coding sequence ATGACCGAGACCACCGACGTCTGCATCGTGGGCGGCGGCGTCGCCGGCCTCACTGCCGGCACCTTCACCGCTCGCCACGGCCTCGAGACGACAGTACTGAGCGACGGCGAGTCGCTGCTCCGACGCAACGGCCACCTGGAGAACGTCCCAGGCTTCCCCGCCGGCGTGAACTCCCGGCTCTTCCTCGACATGCTCGCGGACCAGGCCGAACGCGCGGGCTGTGCGTTCCGCGAAGGCGAGGTGATCGAGGTGTCCGTCGACGAGGAGGGATTCGCCGTCGAGACCGCTGCGGGCGAGCAGTTCTGGGCGGACTACGTCGTCGCCGCGACGAAGAACGAGGTCGACTACCTCCGCGGCATCGACGGCGTGGGCTTCGTCGATCGCGGGAAGACCTACGTCGACACGGACGAGCGGGGGCGAACCGGCGTCGATGGCCTCTACGCCGCGGGTCGGCTGGCCGAGAAACCCCACCAGACAGCCGTCTGTGCCGGCCACGGAGCCGAAGTCGGCGTGACCCTCCTGGAGGAGGACGACCGGCCCTTCTACCACGACTGGGTGGCGCCGGAGGGCTACTTCACCGGCCGGGGCCGCGACGTCCCGCCAGGGTGTGAGGAGATCGACGACGAGGAGCGCCGGGAGCGCGAGCACGAGTCGATGGACGCGATGCGGACCTATTTCGAGGAGCCCCATCCCGACGCGCCGACCCAGCACCCCAGCGTGGCCGACGAGGACTGA
- a CDS encoding DUF7550 family protein: MSDDHDETSQEYDPASPEIPDGQPPLRSTAPQSEFTTSQVGFGVVVLLIGLAVTFGIPFLL; this comes from the coding sequence ATGAGCGACGATCACGACGAGACGAGTCAGGAATACGATCCGGCGAGTCCGGAGATTCCGGACGGCCAGCCGCCGCTTCGCAGCACCGCACCCCAGAGCGAGTTCACGACGAGCCAGGTCGGCTTCGGCGTCGTCGTCCTCCTGATCGGGCTGGCCGTCACGTTCGGCATCCCGTTCCTGCTCTGA